One genomic segment of Vulpes vulpes isolate BD-2025 chromosome 2, VulVul3, whole genome shotgun sequence includes these proteins:
- the LOC112911429 gene encoding ring finger protein-like: protein MATACPWAGQVGEEEDGEQAGEWGEEECPICTEPYGPGEHHLALLNCGHGLCVGCLHQLLGTASSAHQGQVCCPLCRQKTPMPEWEICQLQEELLWADGPQGPRPPTPPAPPHRGPGPWASLEHRYRLRFLAGPVGGQGCLPFLPCPPWLGARLWALRERGPCTRRLVLLGLLALELLGLLLIFTPLMLLGLLFMLLDRSGH, encoded by the coding sequence ATGGCCACTGCCTGCCCCTGGGCTGGGCAAGTAGGggaagaggaggatggggagcaggcaggggagtggggggaggaggaatgCCCCATCTGCACAGAGCCCTATGGTCCTGGTGAGCACCACCTGGCTCTGCTCAACTGTGGCCATGGCCTGTGTGTGGGCTGCCTGCACCAGCTGCTAGGCACAGCCTCCAGTGCCCACCAGGGCCAGGTGTGCTGCCCACTGTGTCGCCAGAAGACGCCCATGCCTGAGTGGGAAATCTGCCAGCTGCAGGAGGAACTGCTGTGGGCAGATGGGCCTCAGGGCCCACGGCCCCCTacaccccctgctcctccccaccggggccctgggccctgggcctcccTAGAGCACCGCTACCGGCTACGCTTCCTGGCAGGGCCTGTGGGCGGCCAGGGCTGCCTTCCCTTCCTACCCTGCCCGCCCTGGCTGGGTGCCCGGCTCTGGGCCTTGCGGGAACGAGGGCCCTGTACCCGCCGCCTAGTACTGCTGGGCCTGCTAGCCCTGGAGCTCCTGGGCCTGTTGCTCATCTTCACGCCACTCATGCTGCTGGGGCTGCTCTTTATGCTGCTGGACCGCTCTGGCCACTGA